The Stigmatella ashevillena genomic sequence AACTCTTGCTGGATACATTCGCCGTCATGGCCAACCGGATGGCGTCGAGGTCCCGATGGACCGGATGCGTCAGCCTGAGCGCTTCCCTAAAGCCGATGCCCAGGTCCGCGACCGCGAAGCGTACCTGGCGCTCGGTGGACAAGGCTCGGGCTGACAAGAAGCCTCCCACTTGTGATTTCGCGTGATCCAGCACATTCTGCGCCAACTCGATCAGCGTGAGGTTTAAGTAGTGCTCGTCGCTTTTTGAGAGCCCCATCTGCCGCCGCACGAGTGATGAGATCTCCGCAAGTTCGGACAGGGGACGGGTGCGGAACTGCCGGACGGGCGTCGTGACGTTGTCTGGATGCGCATCGGGACCAGGGCCAAGGCCGAAGAACCGCTGCAGTCCGGAGTACCGGCAATAGTTCGTGAGCGGCGGCGGACTCTCCGGCAAAGCGATCCGAAAAGACTTGGCTGCTAGGTCGGCCTTGGCCCTGAGGGCGCAGAGCGTCACGACCGCCGCCGGGCCGAGATAGTGGCAGTTGCGAAGATCAAGATCTACGTCCTCCGACACTGCGGCACCCGGAGCCTTGCGGCGGAGACGCTCCAAGAATGCCTCTACCGAAGGCTTCGTATCGTTGAAGTTAAAGTCAATGGGGACTACTGGCACCTCGCCATCTTACGCTAGGAGCATTGAAAATGACCCCTTGGCGTCGTCGATTCGACTCTGTTGCTCCCGCGAGCGGTCGCTAGATGTGCCGGAGGAACAAAAGGGGCAGGAGAACTCGATTGCTGATCAGGGAATAGGAGGAATACGGACCCTGTTTAACGGGCGAATTGTCACAAAGGAGCCGAGGAGGGCCGCTGGTGCGTGCCACCCTGGCTGTGTACCGGGATACTAGAGATACCGTGCAGCCACCTTAGCCCCCTGCCCAAGCTGCCCTCCTAGCAGGGGCTCGGCAGGAGACCGGAGCCTAGGGGTAACTGTTGGCTTGGAGTTCAACACCGCGCGAGTTGCGGGGCCCCGTGCGGGGGCCTACCTCGGAGGCCGAGGGGGCACTCCCCAGGTGCGCTGACAAGCAAGGCTCCTGGGTCATCACGCCGTCTCCAGCATGCCTCCAGGAGCGGAGGCGACTCCAGAGCATAGGCGCGACTGTCGAGGATTGCCCCGTGGACTCGAAGTGCCCGGATTCACTCATGATTCAGCGAAAGGCGTGTGCCGTCGCGGGTTTAAGGCGCTCCTCCTCCACAGGTCCAAATCCTGTCTCCCCGCTCACTAAAAGCCCAGGAGCTTCGAGGATTTACAGCGAGGCTCCTGGGCTTTTTCTTTTCCCACTCCGCTCTTCAGCAGCAAAACCGCAGCACTGCGACTCCTCTCCCCCTGAGGAGCGCGCCGAGGTTGCCCACAGGCTCTTGCTCAGCTCGGAGGAAGAGGTCGAGGACCCGAAGGCCCAGGCCGAGTGGTCTGCGGAACTTCAGTGCCCGGCTCGGTCAGCGGCGGTGAAGGTTCGTCTCGAACTCCACCCCGAGGCTGTCCGTAAGGTGGATGTGGCCGTTGCCTGGTACCAAGGCCAGCGCGAGGGACTGGGAGCTGAGTTCTTCGCTGAACTCCGCCGACGTCTCCGGGTGATTGTCGAAGCCCCTCGCGTCAGCCCTCCAGGGGCTGGCGAGCGAGCGATTTGGAGCACTTCCCCTTCGCGCCGCCCTACTGCTTGCTCTCAGATAGGTAAATCGGATTGCTCGGGTGGGAATGAGGGGGCTTCTCCCGCCACCGTGGCTCTACGGCGGAGCCAAGTGCCCCAATCCGATGCTCCCCCTACATCCTCCGAGTTGAGCGGGATGCAGCCACGCTCGACGAGGCGGGAATTTCCCTCCAGCGTGCCTGGCTCGGCTCGGACGAAGAGCGGCACCCAGCGCGCCTGGAGGTTCTCCAGCGCTCCTGCCCATGTGCCGCCCTTGTCAAAGTCCGAGCTCACGACCACACCGAAGTCGCTGAGCGCGTAGACGTCTTTGTTGCGATCCATGGCGCTCCAGACCGTGAAGCGCGCGCCAGGATCGTAAGGCGACAGCAGCGTCATTCGCTCGTCTTCGAGCGCCTTCCGGAAGGTCTTCTCGAGCGCCGCGCGCTCCAGATCTCCCGGGAGGACGCCGATCACGCGCCCCCCCGCGGCGAACGCCGCTGTCATCGCCTCCCGGTCCACACCCTTCGCGCCCCCCGAGATCGTCACCAGCCCAGCCCTGGCGCAGCGCTGCGCGAGCCGTTGGGTGAACTGAAGCGCCGCGACGTCCGCGGCTCGCGAACCCACGATGGCCACGCCCCCTGCGTCCAGTCCCGATCTCGCCCCCGCGCCGAACAAGAGGGGCGGGGCCTCGCGGCGCAGCTTCTGCTTGAGCCGACGGGGGTAGTCCGGATCTCCGCGCCCGATGACCCACAGCCCCTTCGAGAGCCAGCCCTCCAGCGCCAAACCCAGGGCGCCCCCTCGATCTAGCAGGGCTTCCACCCTGTCCCCATCCACGAAGCGGACGGCTCCTTGCCGCAGCCGCGTCCGGCCTTCCGCTCGGAGGAGGTCCCTCGGACGGAGTCCCTGGTGCTGGAGCCAGAGGGCCAGCCGATCGTAGTCCTTCGCGGTCAGCGGTGCAGGCTCTGCCCGCGACTGCCCGAGCCGACTCAGCAGCAACAGCAGGGCTTGAGTATCTAAAGTGGGCTGCACCATCGTGGCTCAGTCTCCCCCCTGATGGGCCGTATTGGCGAGCGCGAAAGGGTGGACTGGACCTGCGCCTGCCTCGCGCAGTTCCGCAACGAGCACTGTGAAGGTCCACCGGGAGTCGACAATGTCGTCCACCAGGAGCACGGGCTCGGTGCGAACCAGGGCCGCATCCACTTGAAACGCGCCATCCAGGTTGCGCTCCTGGTGATAGCTGTTGCCCATCGACTTCTGGGGTGCCGTGTTCTTCACCTTGGTGATGCACACCACGAACGGGAGTTGAAGCACTGTCGCGAGACGGGTGGCGAAATCCTGGACCAGCGTCCTCTCGCGGAGTGATGGGACGCAGGTCACCCAGGTGGGGCTTGGTGTGGGCTTCCAGCGGCTTCGAATGAACTCGGCTGCGGCCTCGACCAGCCCCTCATCGAACCGATGGGTCCTCTGTTTCCCCTCGCGGACGACATCTCCCCAGCCCCCATCCGCCCAGGCGCAGAGTGCCCGTCCTTCTTCAGCGAGGAGTTCTGGTTTGATCGTCCCGCGGCGTTTGAGGAGCCCTCCCTGCCATCTCTTGCGCGGGGAGATGATCTCCGCGCGCTGATTCAGGAACTCATGCGCCCGAGTCGCGAGCGCAGGGGCATATTGGGCGTCCACGATGGGCTTGCCAGAGCAGTTCGCGCATCTGCCGCACTGCGGGACCGCCGAGTCTCCCAGTTCCTTCGCAAGGAACTGCATCAAGCAGTCGCGTGTGCTCATGTACACCTGCATGACGCGTTGCTCCTCCTTGCGCAGCGCGAGGAGCTTGTCGATCCGCTCTTGATCATGGGTGTAAAGCACCGGAGTTCGCTTGTAGCGAGAGCCCAGCTTCGTTACCGGCGCAGGCGCCAGCGTCTCCGCAAGAGTCAGGACCTTCTCGAGTGTTCCTTGGGAAAGATTGAGTGACGCCTGAAGCTCTGGAATGGAGGCACCGTCGTCGGCCTGCTCCAGTGCGGCGAGCACCTCCGCTATCTGTGCCGCGGGTGGAAAGGCGGACTCGATGAAGTACTCGGCGATCTCGTCGTCCTCGGTGCCGCCGAGCAAAATGCCCACCGCGTTATCGAGCTTTCGCCCCGCGCGGCCTACCTGCTGATAGTAGTGGACGACGGAGGCAGGTCGCTGGAAATGGACGACGAAGCCAATGTCGGGCTTGTCGAAGCCCATCCCCAGGGCTGACGTCGCGACGAGGGCCTTCACTTTGTTGCCCAGCAGCGCCTGCTCGAGCACGGGGCGCTGCGTGTCATCCATCTGGCCGGAGTAAACGGGCGCGGCAATGCCGTTGCGCTCAAGCCATTCACTCACGCGGCGCGCGTCTCGCACCGTAAGGCAATAGATGATGCCAGTGCCAGGGAGCTTGCCCAGGTGTTCCACGAGCCACGCCAGCCGGGCCGGTTGCGTCGGGAGTTGGAGCGTCTGGAGCCTGAGGCTCTCGCGGACGAGCGGCCCCCGCATGACCTGGAGCTTTCCGCCGAACTGCTCCTGGACATCCTCGACGACGCGTGCGTTCGCCGTGGCTGTCGTCGCGAGCACCGGCACGGTCAGCGGCAGGAGCTTGAGGAAGGAGACGATACGCCGGTACTTCGGGCGAAAGTCGTGGCCCCAATCCGAGATGCAGTGCGCTTCGTCGATGACGACCATCCCCATCCGCGAGATGACCGGAAGCAACACTTCGTCCTGGAAGTGTTTGTTGAACAGCTTCTCGGGGGAGATGACGAGGAGGTGAGCCGCTCCAGAGAGTACCTCCTGCTTCACGCTCTCCCAGTCCTCCTTGTTCGCCGAGTTGACGGTCACGGCGTTGAGCCCGACGCGACGGGCCGCATCGAGCTGGTTCGTCATGAGGGAGATGAGTGGTGAGATGACAAGGGTCACACCTCTCCCCTGATGCCGCAGCAACTCGGTCGCCACGAAGTAGACCATGCT encodes the following:
- a CDS encoding DNA-processing protein DprA, with product MVQPTLDTQALLLLLSRLGQSRAEPAPLTAKDYDRLALWLQHQGLRPRDLLRAEGRTRLRQGAVRFVDGDRVEALLDRGGALGLALEGWLSKGLWVIGRGDPDYPRRLKQKLRREAPPLLFGAGARSGLDAGGVAIVGSRAADVAALQFTQRLAQRCARAGLVTISGGAKGVDREAMTAAFAAGGRVIGVLPGDLERAALEKTFRKALEDERMTLLSPYDPGARFTVWSAMDRNKDVYALSDFGVVVSSDFDKGGTWAGALENLQARWVPLFVRAEPGTLEGNSRLVERGCIPLNSEDVGGASDWGTWLRRRATVAGEAPSFPPEQSDLPI
- a CDS encoding RecQ family ATP-dependent DNA helicase — protein: MKTALKQEALQLLCSAEANPKAEFRDGQWEAIEALVSHHARVLVVQRTGWGKSMVYFVATELLRHQGRGVTLVISPLISLMTNQLDAARRVGLNAVTVNSANKEDWESVKQEVLSGAAHLLVISPEKLFNKHFQDEVLLPVISRMGMVVIDEAHCISDWGHDFRPKYRRIVSFLKLLPLTVPVLATTATANARVVEDVQEQFGGKLQVMRGPLVRESLRLQTLQLPTQPARLAWLVEHLGKLPGTGIIYCLTVRDARRVSEWLERNGIAAPVYSGQMDDTQRPVLEQALLGNKVKALVATSALGMGFDKPDIGFVVHFQRPASVVHYYQQVGRAGRKLDNAVGILLGGTEDDEIAEYFIESAFPPAAQIAEVLAALEQADDGASIPELQASLNLSQGTLEKVLTLAETLAPAPVTKLGSRYKRTPVLYTHDQERIDKLLALRKEEQRVMQVYMSTRDCLMQFLAKELGDSAVPQCGRCANCSGKPIVDAQYAPALATRAHEFLNQRAEIISPRKRWQGGLLKRRGTIKPELLAEEGRALCAWADGGWGDVVREGKQRTHRFDEGLVEAAAEFIRSRWKPTPSPTWVTCVPSLRERTLVQDFATRLATVLQLPFVVCITKVKNTAPQKSMGNSYHQERNLDGAFQVDAALVRTEPVLLVDDIVDSRWTFTVLVAELREAGAGPVHPFALANTAHQGGD